The window TCCCCATTTACCATTAGACTCTTCCACCTTTTCCCTACACTAGATCTGTCTTTCCCCAGACTCCTCGCACAGTCCTGCCACTCTGACTTTGACAGCTTCAGTTTCTCTAGCACAAGCTCGACGAGGATTCGATCGTCTTCAGCAGACCATTTTGACCCGTCACCTTCTGTTACAATATCAGTCCCTTCACTCGTTGTGGGGTTATTGTCGACATATAGCCCGCTATGGTGCAAAGAGTGGTAGTCACCCCTCTCGAGACCCAAGGGGATGACCTCGGGGGCTATGCGGGAGCGCTTGGGGGTTTGCGGTGTTGGATCCTCCTCGGGCTCCTCTGCTTCTGGTTCCACATCGCTGGATGTATCCTCCTCGCGCCCCAAGTCATCGTCCACAGCGCGCCGACGTTTATTTGGCCCTCGGGAAGGATGCACCGGGGTGCGCTTCGCGATGCGCTTACGGGGcggggctgttgttggatCGGTCGcgctggaagaagaaggtgtgtCGTTTTTTCGCGATCGCAGACGGAGCTTCAGAGGGGCCGGCGCGTGGGCGAGTGGTGATGTAGGCAATT is drawn from Podospora pseudocomata strain CBS 415.72m chromosome 1 map unlocalized CBS415.72m_1, whole genome shotgun sequence and contains these coding sequences:
- a CDS encoding uncharacterized protein (EggNog:ENOG503P5RM; COG:S); this translates as MLLPSALACDSSQPPLTRLQASLLASPPASPPQISTQTAVGNIFSTCRSLHNLLASPAPLAPQPPATIEPVTPPTTTHAQLPTSPLAHAPAPLKLRLRSRKNDTPSSSSATDPTTAPPRKRIAKRTPVHPSRGPNKRRRAVDDDLGREEDTSSDVEPEAEEPEEDPTPQTPKRSRIAPEVIPLGLERGDYHSLHHSGLYVDNNPTTSEGTDIVTEGDGSKWSAEDDRILVELVLEKLKLSKSEWQDCARSLGKDRSSVGKRWKSLMVNGDVGLKRTGLRRGRIHGTWR